In the genome of Sphaeramia orbicularis chromosome 13, fSphaOr1.1, whole genome shotgun sequence, one region contains:
- the crk gene encoding adapter molecule crk: MAGNFDAEDRGSWYWGRLSRQEAVSLLQGQRHGVFLVRDSITSPGDYVLSVSENSKVSHYIINSISNNRQSGPGLAHPRFRIGDQEFDALPALLEFYKIHYLDTTTLIEPINKSKHTSFISVGPGGGPPPRLEDEYVRALFDFPGNDEEDLPFRKGDILRVLEKPEEQWWNAQNSEGRAGMIPVPYVEKYRPASPSSMAGPGAAGGPQGGMAMLGNSDGSAAQSGAPLLGDPSQYAQPTPLPNLQNGPVYARAIQKRVPNAYDKTALALEVGDMVKVTKINVNGQWEGECKGKRGHFPFTHVKLLDQHNAEDELS, encoded by the exons ATGGCAGGAAATTTTGACGCGGAGGACCGTGGCAGCTGGTACTGGGGTCGGCTGAGCAGGCAGGAGGCTGTGTCGCTTTTGCAGGGGCAGAGGCACGGCGTGTTTCTGGTCCGGGACTCCATCACTAGCCCCGGCGACTACGTGCTCTCGGTATCTGAGAACTCCAAAGTCTCCCATTACATAATTAACAGCATCAGCAACAACCGACAATCTGGTCCAG GTTTGGCCCATCCAAGGTTTCGTATTGGAGACCAGGAGTTTGACGCCCTCCCTGCTTTACTAGAGTTCTATAAAATCCACTATCTGGACACCACCACTTTGATAGAACCCATCAACAAGTCCAAACACACCTCATTTATAAGTGTGGGTCCAGGAGGAGGACCTCCACCTCGCCTGGAAGATGAGTATGTCAGAGCACTTTTTGATTTCCCTGGCAACGATGAGGAGGACTTGCCATTTAGGAAGGGCGATATCCTCCGAGTTCTTGAGAAGCCAGAGGAGCAGTGGTGGAACGCCCAGAACTCTGAAGGCCGGGCAGGGATGATCCCAGTGCCGTACGTGGAGAAGTACCGGCCAGCATCTCCAAGTTCTATGGCGGGGCCTGGTGCAGCTGGGGGACCACAAGGAGGGATGGCGATGCTAGGGAACTCTGATGGCTCTGCAGCCCAATCTGGAGCTCCACTGCTGGGAGACCCTAGCCAGTATGCCCAGCCCACCCCCCTACCAAACCTGCAGAATGGACCTGTCTATGCCAGGGCCATACAGAAGAGGGTTCCCAACGCTTATGACAAGACTGCCCTGGCATTAGAG GTGGGCGACATGGTGAAGGTGACCAAAATAAACGTGAATGGCCAGTGGGAGGGGGAATGTAAAGGTAAACGTGGCCACTTTCCCTTCACGCACGTCAAACTGCTGGACCAGCACAACGCCGAGGACGAGCTCAGCTGA